One genomic segment of Oncorhynchus mykiss isolate Arlee chromosome 10, USDA_OmykA_1.1, whole genome shotgun sequence includes these proteins:
- the LOC110533535 gene encoding centromere/kinetochore protein zw10 homolog isoform X2, translating to MFSKSNMASFVTEVLASSGKLEKEDLAAKISKLSRKVEETKEEVCDMINKRYNEFLPSMQGAEVLMGQAEEVSKEIDVLKSCIETEVQQNLHTAVTEYAKLKQQLERNTTVIAMLRHLEEFHIAMEEFHKALLEKKYVIAAKQLEKARHSADSLKAWKGSDLPLLRALSSELTVQRENLIYHLGNEWKRLAVWKLPPSKEPTEMKSFLKTELQLTLGGTKEPQQSPPPLLSCVLQALTIQGELQHKIKLFSQVLLKYLLKPLITYPSLNVEVSEQQGEGTLISLQFAETPEEHPSPSQVYIKVLMVLKTLHTHLLDVSVGERKVSVILGDLVWQEMSHCIIHECLLYSIPTNSCQLEQYSAVIKETEEFEKSLKEMQYLRGDSTELLKYAQDVNCHFASKKCKDVIVAARKLMTSEMHNTVKINQDSKLSVPMLPYPGSGDIKGKQGAKKLEAPRLDNEKQLGARTLCLPACRISESVQQLMELALHTLSEAVGSSSQCATQLFFTVRNIFQLFYDVVPTYHKENLLKFPHLAAIQHNNCMYIAHHLLTLGHQFSPHLPGPLSEGAATFVDLVPGFRKLGAHCFLAHLNVQRAEMLERLSTARNFSNLDDEDNYSAASKAVRQVIHQLKRLGTVWQDVLPVNIYCKAMGILLNTAISELIAKIMMLEDISTEDGEHLQILCQTIIEEGPLVFIPLPEENKNKKYQEEVPVYVKKWITFKELVIVLQANLQEIVDRWAEGKGPLALEFSSSDMKSLIRALFQNTERRAVALTKIK from the exons aTGTTCTCCAAATCAAACATGGCGTCTTTCGTGACAGAAGTCCTTGCTAGTTCTGGTAAACTTGAAAAAGAAGACCTCGCTGCTAAAATTAGCAAGCTATCACGGAAAGTAGAGGAAACTAAG GAAGAGGTATGTGACATGATCAACAAGAGATACAATGAGTTTCTACCCAGCATGCAGGGGGCAGAGGTACTCATGGGACAGGCTGAAGAGGTTTCTAAAGAAATTGATGTCCTCAAAAGCTGCATTGAGACAGAG GTGCAGCAGAATCTACATACAGCCGTGACGGAATATGCCAAGCTAAAGCAGCAGCTGGAGAGAAACACTACTGTCATTGCCATGCTCAGGCACCTAGAAGAG TTTCACATTGCAATGGAGGAGTTTCACAAAGCCCTACTTGAGAAGAAGTATGTAATTGCGGCCAAACAGTTAGAAAAGGCCCGGCACAGTGCAGACTCTCTGAAGGCGTGGAAAGGCTCTGACCTGCCCCTGCTGAGAGCACTCAGCTCAGAGCTCACTGTCCAGAGAGAGAACCTCATCTACCATCTGGGGAATGAGTGGAAGAGACTGGCCGTCTGGAAACTGCCTCCTTCCAAAG AGCCGACGGAGATGAAGTCGTTCCTGAAGACGGAGCTCCAGCTGACCCTGGGCGGGACCAAGGAGCCCCAGCAGAGCCCTCCGCCTCTGCTCTCCTGTGTCCTCCAGGCCCTGACCATCCAGGGGGAACTACAACACAAGATCAAACTCTTCA GCCAGGTGCTGCTGAAGTACCTGCTGAAGCCCCTAATCACGTACCCCTCTCTGAACGTGGAGGTGTCGGAGCAGCAAGGTGAGGGCACCCTGATATCTCTCCAGTTTGCCGAGACCCCCGAGGAGCACCCCAGCCCCTCACAGGTCTACATCAAAGTCCTGATGGTACTCAAgaccttacacacacacctgctag ATGTATCAGTTGGTGAGAGAAAAGTGTCTGTGATACTCGGAGACCTGGTATGGCAGGAGATGTCACATTGCATCATCCATGAGTGCCTCCTGTACTCCATCCCAACCAATAGCTGCCAGCTTgaacagtacagtgca GTGATCAAAGAGACGGAGGAGTTTGAGAAGTCCTTGAAGGAGATGCAGTACCTCCGAGGAGACTCCACCGAGCTGCTCAAGTATGCCCAGGACGTCAACTGCCACTTTGCCAGCAAGAAATGCAAAGACGTGATCGTGGCGGCACGCAAGCTGATGACCTCCGAGATGCACAACACCGTCAAA ATCAACCAAGATTCTAAGCTTTCTGTCCCCATGCTGCCCTACCCTGGCTCTGGAGACATCAAGGGCAAGCAGGGGGCCAAGAAGCTTGAGGCGCCCAGGTTGGATAACGAGAAGCAGCTGGGGGCGCGGACGCTGTGCCTGCCTGCGTGTCGCATCAGTGAGTCGGTGCAGCAGCTGATGGAGCTGGCCTTGCACACACTGTCCGAAGCTGTGGGAAGCTCCAGCCAATG TGCTACCCAACTGTTCTTCACAGTGCGGAATATATTCCAGCTATTCTATGATGTTGTGCCTACATACCATAA AGAGAACCTGCTCAAGTTCCCACATCTGGCGGCCATCCAGCACAACAACTGCATGTACATCGCCCACCACCTGCTCACCCTGGGCCACCAGTTCAGTCCACACCTGCCTGGCCCCCTCAGTGAGGGTGCTGCCACCTTTGTGGACCTGGTGCCCGGCTTCAGGAAATTGG GGGCTCATTGCTTCCTGGCCCATCTGAACGTCCAGAGAGCAGAGATGCTGGAGCGTCTCTCCACCGCACGCAACTTCTCCAACCTGGATGACGAGGATAACTACTCTGCAGCCAGCAAGGCCGTTAGGCAG GTCATCCATCAGCTGAAAAGGCTGGGCACCGTCTGGCAAGACGTTCTGCCAGTCAACATATACTGTAAAGCCATGGGGATTCTCCTCAACACTGCCATCTCAGAGCTGATTGCCAAAATCATGATGCTGGAG GATATCTCCACTGAAGATGGGGAGCACCTACAAATCCTCTGTCAGACCATTATCGAGGAAGGACCCCTGGTGTTCATTCCACTGCCTgaggagaacaagaacaagaagtACCAGGAGGAGGTACCCGTTTACGTGAAGAAGTGGATCACCTTCAAGGAGCTGGTCATAGTGCTGCAAGCTAACCTGCAGGAGATAGTCGACAG GTGGGCGGAGGGGAAAGGGCCACTGGCGCTGGAGTTCTCTAGTTCCGATATGAAGAGCCTAATCCGAGCTTTGTTCCAGAACACTGAGAGGCGGGCGGTGGCTCTCACCAAAATCAAATAG
- the LOC110533535 gene encoding centromere/kinetochore protein zw10 homolog isoform X1 has product MFSKSNMASFVTEVLASSGKLEKEDLAAKISKLSRKVEETKEEVCDMINKRYNEFLPSMQGAEVLMGQAEEVSKEIDVLKSCIETEVQQNLHTAVTEYAKLKQQLERNTTVIAMLRHLEEFHIAMEEFHKALLEKKYVIAAKQLEKARHSADSLKAWKGSDLPLLRALSSELTVQRENLIYHLGNEWKRLAVWKLPPSKGGKLHFIHATKDTGSVCPSILSEPTEMKSFLKTELQLTLGGTKEPQQSPPPLLSCVLQALTIQGELQHKIKLFSQVLLKYLLKPLITYPSLNVEVSEQQGEGTLISLQFAETPEEHPSPSQVYIKVLMVLKTLHTHLLDVSVGERKVSVILGDLVWQEMSHCIIHECLLYSIPTNSCQLEQYSAVIKETEEFEKSLKEMQYLRGDSTELLKYAQDVNCHFASKKCKDVIVAARKLMTSEMHNTVKINQDSKLSVPMLPYPGSGDIKGKQGAKKLEAPRLDNEKQLGARTLCLPACRISESVQQLMELALHTLSEAVGSSSQCATQLFFTVRNIFQLFYDVVPTYHKENLLKFPHLAAIQHNNCMYIAHHLLTLGHQFSPHLPGPLSEGAATFVDLVPGFRKLGAHCFLAHLNVQRAEMLERLSTARNFSNLDDEDNYSAASKAVRQVIHQLKRLGTVWQDVLPVNIYCKAMGILLNTAISELIAKIMMLEDISTEDGEHLQILCQTIIEEGPLVFIPLPEENKNKKYQEEVPVYVKKWITFKELVIVLQANLQEIVDRWAEGKGPLALEFSSSDMKSLIRALFQNTERRAVALTKIK; this is encoded by the exons aTGTTCTCCAAATCAAACATGGCGTCTTTCGTGACAGAAGTCCTTGCTAGTTCTGGTAAACTTGAAAAAGAAGACCTCGCTGCTAAAATTAGCAAGCTATCACGGAAAGTAGAGGAAACTAAG GAAGAGGTATGTGACATGATCAACAAGAGATACAATGAGTTTCTACCCAGCATGCAGGGGGCAGAGGTACTCATGGGACAGGCTGAAGAGGTTTCTAAAGAAATTGATGTCCTCAAAAGCTGCATTGAGACAGAG GTGCAGCAGAATCTACATACAGCCGTGACGGAATATGCCAAGCTAAAGCAGCAGCTGGAGAGAAACACTACTGTCATTGCCATGCTCAGGCACCTAGAAGAG TTTCACATTGCAATGGAGGAGTTTCACAAAGCCCTACTTGAGAAGAAGTATGTAATTGCGGCCAAACAGTTAGAAAAGGCCCGGCACAGTGCAGACTCTCTGAAGGCGTGGAAAGGCTCTGACCTGCCCCTGCTGAGAGCACTCAGCTCAGAGCTCACTGTCCAGAGAGAGAACCTCATCTACCATCTGGGGAATGAGTGGAAGAGACTGGCCGTCTGGAAACTGCCTCCTTCCAAAG GCGGTAAATTGCACTTCATTCATGCCACCAAAGACACTGGTTCTGTGTGTCCATCCATCCTCTCAGAGCCGACGGAGATGAAGTCGTTCCTGAAGACGGAGCTCCAGCTGACCCTGGGCGGGACCAAGGAGCCCCAGCAGAGCCCTCCGCCTCTGCTCTCCTGTGTCCTCCAGGCCCTGACCATCCAGGGGGAACTACAACACAAGATCAAACTCTTCA GCCAGGTGCTGCTGAAGTACCTGCTGAAGCCCCTAATCACGTACCCCTCTCTGAACGTGGAGGTGTCGGAGCAGCAAGGTGAGGGCACCCTGATATCTCTCCAGTTTGCCGAGACCCCCGAGGAGCACCCCAGCCCCTCACAGGTCTACATCAAAGTCCTGATGGTACTCAAgaccttacacacacacctgctag ATGTATCAGTTGGTGAGAGAAAAGTGTCTGTGATACTCGGAGACCTGGTATGGCAGGAGATGTCACATTGCATCATCCATGAGTGCCTCCTGTACTCCATCCCAACCAATAGCTGCCAGCTTgaacagtacagtgca GTGATCAAAGAGACGGAGGAGTTTGAGAAGTCCTTGAAGGAGATGCAGTACCTCCGAGGAGACTCCACCGAGCTGCTCAAGTATGCCCAGGACGTCAACTGCCACTTTGCCAGCAAGAAATGCAAAGACGTGATCGTGGCGGCACGCAAGCTGATGACCTCCGAGATGCACAACACCGTCAAA ATCAACCAAGATTCTAAGCTTTCTGTCCCCATGCTGCCCTACCCTGGCTCTGGAGACATCAAGGGCAAGCAGGGGGCCAAGAAGCTTGAGGCGCCCAGGTTGGATAACGAGAAGCAGCTGGGGGCGCGGACGCTGTGCCTGCCTGCGTGTCGCATCAGTGAGTCGGTGCAGCAGCTGATGGAGCTGGCCTTGCACACACTGTCCGAAGCTGTGGGAAGCTCCAGCCAATG TGCTACCCAACTGTTCTTCACAGTGCGGAATATATTCCAGCTATTCTATGATGTTGTGCCTACATACCATAA AGAGAACCTGCTCAAGTTCCCACATCTGGCGGCCATCCAGCACAACAACTGCATGTACATCGCCCACCACCTGCTCACCCTGGGCCACCAGTTCAGTCCACACCTGCCTGGCCCCCTCAGTGAGGGTGCTGCCACCTTTGTGGACCTGGTGCCCGGCTTCAGGAAATTGG GGGCTCATTGCTTCCTGGCCCATCTGAACGTCCAGAGAGCAGAGATGCTGGAGCGTCTCTCCACCGCACGCAACTTCTCCAACCTGGATGACGAGGATAACTACTCTGCAGCCAGCAAGGCCGTTAGGCAG GTCATCCATCAGCTGAAAAGGCTGGGCACCGTCTGGCAAGACGTTCTGCCAGTCAACATATACTGTAAAGCCATGGGGATTCTCCTCAACACTGCCATCTCAGAGCTGATTGCCAAAATCATGATGCTGGAG GATATCTCCACTGAAGATGGGGAGCACCTACAAATCCTCTGTCAGACCATTATCGAGGAAGGACCCCTGGTGTTCATTCCACTGCCTgaggagaacaagaacaagaagtACCAGGAGGAGGTACCCGTTTACGTGAAGAAGTGGATCACCTTCAAGGAGCTGGTCATAGTGCTGCAAGCTAACCTGCAGGAGATAGTCGACAG GTGGGCGGAGGGGAAAGGGCCACTGGCGCTGGAGTTCTCTAGTTCCGATATGAAGAGCCTAATCCGAGCTTTGTTCCAGAACACTGAGAGGCGGGCGGTGGCTCTCACCAAAATCAAATAG